In the genome of Fulvivirga maritima, one region contains:
- a CDS encoding sodium:solute symporter family protein produces the protein MDVQIWTYIIVGLSFALYIGIAVWSRASSTKDFYVAGGGVHPLANGMATAADWMSAASFISMAGIISFMGYDGSVYLMGWTGGYVLLALLLAPYLRKFGKFTVPDFIGDRYYSNAARTVAVICAIFISFTYVAGQMRGVGVVFSRFLEVPVEWGVIIGMFIVFFYAVLGGMKGITYTQVAQFCVLIFAYMVPAIFIALQLTDTLLPQLGFMGTLKDGSFLLDKLDGLHQELGFAAYTSGSKDVFDVFCITAALMIGTAGLPHVIVRFFTVPRVKDARTSAGYALIFIAILYTTAPAIAAFARTNLIDTVSDKPYDTMPEWFSKWESTGLITYDDKNNDGKIQYLGDAANNELQIDRDIMVLANPEIAQLPNWVIALVAAGGLAAALSTAAGLLLVISTAVSHDLIKKQLAPNISEGKELMWARMAAGAAVIVAGYFGINPPGFVAQVVAFAFGLAAASFFPAIVLGIFYKRMNKEGAIAGMVIGLLFTMSYIIYFKFIFSSADAADHWWLGVSPEGIGAVGMAINFVVSIIISAFTPAPPAEIQDMVEDIRYPRGAAKEVEVH, from the coding sequence ATGGATGTTCAAATCTGGACCTACATTATTGTAGGACTTTCCTTCGCTTTATATATAGGTATTGCGGTGTGGTCTCGCGCTTCCTCTACCAAAGATTTTTATGTAGCCGGTGGTGGAGTGCACCCATTGGCGAATGGTATGGCCACGGCTGCTGATTGGATGTCAGCGGCCTCTTTTATTTCAATGGCTGGCATTATTTCCTTTATGGGATACGATGGATCTGTCTACCTCATGGGGTGGACCGGCGGGTATGTATTATTGGCACTTTTGCTGGCACCCTATTTACGCAAGTTTGGCAAATTTACCGTCCCTGATTTTATTGGCGATAGGTACTACTCAAATGCAGCTCGAACGGTGGCAGTAATTTGTGCTATTTTCATCTCCTTTACCTATGTAGCAGGTCAGATGCGCGGAGTGGGAGTGGTATTTTCTCGCTTTTTGGAAGTGCCTGTAGAGTGGGGAGTGATCATTGGGATGTTTATTGTGTTCTTTTATGCAGTGCTTGGAGGCATGAAAGGCATTACTTATACTCAGGTAGCTCAGTTTTGCGTGTTAATATTTGCCTATATGGTGCCTGCTATTTTCATAGCACTGCAACTTACGGATACCTTGCTGCCGCAGCTGGGCTTTATGGGGACCTTGAAAGATGGCTCTTTTCTTTTAGATAAGCTCGATGGCTTGCATCAGGAGCTTGGTTTTGCTGCTTATACCAGTGGTTCAAAAGATGTTTTTGACGTTTTTTGTATCACCGCGGCCCTTATGATTGGCACCGCGGGACTACCTCATGTAATAGTTCGATTCTTTACAGTTCCCAGGGTGAAAGATGCTCGTACCTCTGCCGGTTATGCACTTATATTTATAGCTATTTTGTATACTACAGCACCAGCCATTGCTGCTTTTGCCAGAACCAATCTCATCGATACAGTGAGTGATAAACCTTATGACACTATGCCTGAATGGTTTTCAAAATGGGAAAGTACAGGTTTGATAACCTATGATGATAAAAATAATGATGGTAAAATTCAATATTTGGGCGATGCTGCCAATAACGAATTGCAAATAGATCGTGATATTATGGTGCTGGCTAACCCCGAAATAGCGCAGTTGCCTAATTGGGTAATTGCCTTGGTAGCTGCTGGTGGCTTGGCCGCGGCACTCTCTACGGCAGCAGGTCTTTTGCTGGTTATTTCTACAGCGGTATCACATGACTTGATTAAGAAGCAATTGGCTCCCAATATTTCTGAGGGAAAGGAGCTGATGTGGGCGCGTATGGCTGCAGGTGCAGCGGTGATAGTGGCTGGCTATTTTGGTATAAACCCTCCCGGTTTTGTGGCTCAGGTGGTGGCTTTTGCTTTTGGCTTGGCGGCGGCATCTTTCTTCCCAGCTATAGTATTGGGTATTTTTTATAAAAGAATGAATAAGGAAGGAGCAATAGCGGGAATGGTGATAGGCTTGTTATTCACCATGTCTTACATCATTTATTTTAAATTCATATTTAGTAGTGCTGATGCTGCTGATCACTGGTGGTTAGGCGTATCTCCGGAAGGAATAGGAGCAGTAGGAATGGCTATTAACTTTGTGGTTTCGATCATTATATCTGCTTTTACCCCTGCGCCACCGGCTGAGATCCAAGATATGGTGGAAGATATCCGTTATCCCAGAGGGGCTGCAAAAGAGGTGGAGGTGCATTGA
- a CDS encoding NADP-dependent oxidoreductase, which yields MKAIVLEKGGGVEELKHKEIDKPAIQENEVLIKVKALGINPVDVKTRSGKAFYSKLEGDDLMILGWDVAGVVEAVGSAVAKFKEGDAVFGMVNFPGHGKAYAEYVASPADHLALKPEKISFEEAAASTLAALTAYQDLVHQANVQAGQRVVVHAAAGGVGHFAVQIAKSLGAYVIGTSSAGNKDFVLELGADEHIDYKAKNFEEVAKDIDLVIEIVGGENIKRSVNTVKPGGKLVSNLGFNDEAAALAEKRGVDGKNYLVQSSGEDMDQLADLLATGKVKAHVFKTFAFDELAEAHLQVETGHTRGKVVVTLP from the coding sequence ATGAAAGCAATAGTATTAGAAAAAGGCGGTGGAGTAGAAGAGTTAAAGCATAAAGAAATAGATAAGCCTGCAATTCAGGAAAACGAGGTGCTTATAAAGGTAAAAGCATTGGGTATTAACCCTGTAGATGTAAAAACCAGATCAGGGAAGGCCTTTTACAGTAAGCTGGAAGGCGATGATCTTATGATTCTGGGTTGGGATGTAGCCGGAGTGGTGGAGGCTGTAGGTAGTGCAGTTGCTAAGTTTAAAGAGGGCGATGCTGTATTTGGGATGGTTAACTTTCCCGGACACGGTAAAGCTTATGCTGAGTATGTAGCTTCACCGGCAGATCATTTGGCTCTAAAACCTGAAAAGATATCCTTTGAAGAAGCGGCGGCATCTACTTTGGCGGCGCTTACCGCATATCAGGATCTGGTTCATCAGGCTAATGTGCAGGCTGGGCAGCGCGTAGTGGTACATGCAGCAGCGGGTGGCGTAGGGCATTTTGCAGTGCAAATAGCCAAAAGCCTGGGCGCATATGTAATAGGTACATCCTCTGCAGGCAATAAAGATTTTGTGTTAGAGCTGGGAGCTGATGAACATATAGATTATAAAGCTAAGAATTTTGAAGAGGTGGCCAAGGATATTGATCTGGTGATAGAAATAGTAGGTGGAGAAAACATTAAGCGATCAGTAAATACAGTGAAGCCTGGTGGTAAGCTGGTAAGTAATCTCGGTTTTAATGATGAAGCAGCGGCCTTAGCGGAAAAAAGAGGAGTTGATGGTAAGAACTATCTGGTACAATCTAGCGGTGAAGACATGGATCAGTTAGCTGACCTGCTGGCCACAGGGAAAGTAAAAGCACATGTATTTAAGACCTTTGCTTTTGATGAATTGGCTGAAGCTCATTTACAGGTAGAAACTGGCCACACAAGAGGTAAGGTAGTGGTTACATTACCTTAA
- a CDS encoding aldo/keto reductase produces the protein MVTEKVNLTYKIGDLEVNRLGFGGMQLTGKGVWGEVPDRENGLKVLQKAVELGVNFIDTADSYGPYTNEKLIADALHPYKEGLVIATKSGLERPGPDNWVPNGDPSHIKKAIAGSMERLQVEQIDLWQLHRIDSKVPVRETLEPVIKAVEDGKIKYVGLSEVTVDQIKEVQDLLPIVSVQNRYNLGDREWEEVLDYTTENGLAFIPWFPLASGPDKMQEKIESIAKKHSATTAQIALTWLLKRAENILLIPGTKSLEHLEENIKATEIELTDSEFEALSK, from the coding sequence ATGGTAACAGAAAAAGTAAATCTCACATATAAAATCGGTGACCTTGAAGTGAACCGATTAGGTTTTGGTGGCATGCAACTGACCGGAAAAGGCGTTTGGGGTGAAGTACCGGATAGAGAAAATGGCCTTAAAGTGCTGCAGAAAGCAGTGGAGTTGGGCGTTAATTTCATTGATACCGCAGATTCTTATGGGCCATATACTAATGAAAAACTAATAGCAGATGCCTTACATCCCTATAAAGAAGGATTGGTTATAGCCACTAAGTCTGGATTAGAAAGGCCTGGGCCAGATAATTGGGTGCCTAATGGAGATCCCAGTCATATTAAAAAGGCCATTGCAGGGAGTATGGAGAGGCTTCAGGTAGAGCAAATAGACTTGTGGCAGCTGCACAGGATAGATTCAAAAGTGCCGGTTAGGGAAACCTTAGAACCCGTAATAAAAGCGGTTGAAGATGGAAAAATAAAGTATGTTGGCCTTTCTGAGGTAACGGTAGATCAAATTAAGGAAGTTCAGGACTTGTTGCCGATTGTTTCAGTACAAAACAGGTACAACCTGGGCGACAGAGAGTGGGAAGAAGTGCTTGATTATACTACAGAAAACGGCTTGGCATTTATTCCCTGGTTTCCTTTGGCATCAGGACCAGATAAGATGCAGGAAAAAATAGAAAGCATAGCTAAAAAGCATTCGGCTACCACAGCTCAGATAGCGCTGACCTGGTTACTGAAAAGAGCAGAGAATATATTGCTGATCCCGGGTACCAAGTCGCTAGAGCATTTGGAAGAAAATATTAAAGCCACAGAGATAGAATTGACAGATAGTGAGTTTGAGGCTTTATCTAAGTGA
- a CDS encoding AraC family transcriptional regulator: MKKKSLYQPYEVEYVTMEESPEMGRKNTFFELVYVLSGSGYQCINQNKFKYRDNHMFLITPYDCHQFEIEQPTTFFFLRFNDIYIQSAGLQSTNIERIEFILQNAGRQPGCILKNQSDKLLVRPMVEAIIREYLNQDLYNTELTEQMINTLIVVVARNIAKYLPNTITEYSEEKILDILHYIQQHIYEPDKIRSKAISSVFGISESYLGRYFKKHTSETLQQYITSYRLKLIEHRLKHSSLRINEIAFTMGFTDESHLNKFFRKNRGMSPVAFRKEMRKVVV; the protein is encoded by the coding sequence ATGAAAAAGAAAAGTCTGTACCAACCCTATGAGGTAGAATATGTTACCATGGAGGAAAGCCCGGAAATGGGTAGGAAAAACACATTCTTCGAGCTGGTATATGTGCTTTCTGGTTCTGGGTATCAATGCATCAACCAAAACAAGTTCAAATACCGTGATAATCACATGTTTTTGATCACCCCGTATGATTGTCATCAATTTGAAATCGAACAGCCCACCACCTTTTTCTTTCTTAGGTTTAATGATATTTATATTCAATCTGCTGGGCTGCAAAGTACCAATATTGAAAGAATAGAGTTTATACTTCAAAATGCTGGTAGACAACCTGGATGTATACTGAAAAACCAAAGTGATAAATTACTGGTAAGGCCTATGGTAGAGGCTATCATTCGTGAGTACCTCAATCAGGATTTGTATAATACCGAATTAACTGAGCAAATGATCAACACCTTGATTGTAGTAGTGGCTCGCAACATAGCTAAATACCTGCCAAACACCATAACGGAATATAGTGAAGAAAAAATTCTGGATATTCTACACTATATACAGCAGCATATTTATGAACCTGACAAGATAAGATCAAAAGCCATTAGCAGTGTATTTGGCATTTCTGAATCATACTTAGGCCGATATTTCAAAAAACATACATCAGAAACCCTACAGCAATATATTACCAGCTATCGCTTAAAACTGATAGAACATCGCTTGAAACACAGTAGCCTTCGTATTAATGAAATTGCCTTTACCATGGGATTTACTGATGAGAGTCATCTGAATAAATTCTTTAGAAAAAACAGAGGTATGAGTCCGGTGGCATTTAGGAAAGAGATGAGAAAGGTAGTGGTCTAG